A single genomic interval of Aureliella helgolandensis harbors:
- a CDS encoding FG-GAP repeat domain-containing protein, giving the protein MNSKLSCLMLTLLLPWAARASAEDELVLHTFERVPLIEDYLSEGAHAGDFNGDGQADVVYGPYWFEGPGFKTKHEIFEPVPQDRNRYANHFFAWPYDFNGDGFDDVFAVGFCMTPAHVYENPGADAAGKHWRKHEVIDWVSNESPQFANLIGDERPELICTRDSMFGFATIDWEKPFGAWEFHPISTKIAPEKFGHGLGVGDINGDGRQDVLYKNGWFEQPQEDVGNSRWMLHESSFSIANGGADMYAYDVDGDGDNDVITSHSAHGFGLGWYEQVREGDAIAFKHHLIMGSHPSENKYGVLFSELHSVALADMDGDGLKDIVTGKTYWSHHKQSPMWDAGAVVYWFKLIRGKEGVDWIPQQLDGEAGIGRQVSVVDVNADGLPDLVLGGMRGAHVLKQRTTIVSETQWLEAQPKLYDGPRLPAIGEAVAARGPKAELASVTERVAGAIEGESLKSQVSSGSVKTQDMQRFNDDRWSGGSHLWWTGARAGATMTLDLPEFSGTVDLEVVMTCASDYGIVQLSLDDQPLGKPIDLYEANVVTTGVLSFPNQGVKGNRHTLKVMVVGSNPKAKKSMYVALDYLRIKREDGTYAAGASLPAR; this is encoded by the coding sequence ATGAATTCGAAGCTATCTTGCCTGATGCTAACCCTCTTGCTGCCGTGGGCGGCCAGAGCCTCAGCTGAGGATGAACTGGTGCTGCACACGTTTGAACGCGTGCCGTTGATTGAGGACTACCTTTCAGAAGGTGCCCACGCCGGCGACTTCAATGGGGATGGCCAGGCCGATGTTGTTTACGGGCCCTATTGGTTCGAGGGGCCCGGATTCAAAACGAAACACGAAATTTTTGAGCCCGTGCCGCAGGACCGAAATCGATACGCAAACCACTTCTTCGCTTGGCCTTACGACTTCAACGGAGACGGCTTCGACGATGTCTTCGCGGTGGGGTTCTGCATGACGCCGGCTCATGTTTACGAAAATCCCGGAGCCGATGCGGCGGGAAAACACTGGAGGAAGCATGAGGTGATCGACTGGGTTTCGAACGAATCGCCACAATTTGCAAACCTGATCGGCGATGAGCGACCGGAGTTGATCTGCACGCGCGATAGCATGTTCGGTTTTGCCACCATCGACTGGGAGAAGCCCTTTGGAGCGTGGGAGTTCCATCCAATTTCCACGAAGATTGCTCCTGAAAAATTTGGGCACGGATTGGGCGTGGGGGACATCAACGGCGACGGACGCCAAGATGTGCTGTACAAGAACGGTTGGTTTGAGCAGCCTCAAGAGGACGTCGGCAACTCGCGCTGGATGCTACACGAATCCTCGTTCAGTATCGCAAACGGCGGCGCGGATATGTACGCGTACGATGTTGATGGTGATGGCGACAACGATGTCATCACTAGCCACTCCGCGCACGGTTTCGGCCTTGGTTGGTACGAGCAAGTCCGCGAGGGAGACGCCATCGCATTCAAGCATCATTTGATTATGGGGTCGCATCCGTCTGAGAACAAATATGGCGTCTTGTTTAGCGAGCTGCATTCCGTCGCGTTGGCCGATATGGACGGCGACGGCTTGAAGGACATCGTGACTGGCAAGACGTATTGGTCGCACCATAAGCAGAGCCCGATGTGGGATGCCGGGGCGGTCGTCTACTGGTTTAAGTTGATTCGCGGCAAAGAGGGCGTCGACTGGATTCCACAGCAGTTGGATGGCGAGGCGGGAATCGGACGGCAAGTTTCAGTGGTCGATGTAAACGCCGATGGCTTACCGGACCTCGTTCTCGGTGGCATGAGGGGAGCACACGTCCTCAAACAGCGCACGACGATCGTTTCTGAGACTCAATGGCTGGAGGCTCAACCGAAGTTGTACGACGGGCCCAGGCTCCCTGCCATCGGAGAGGCTGTCGCCGCCCGGGGACCCAAAGCAGAGCTCGCGTCCGTGACGGAAAGGGTTGCCGGTGCAATCGAAGGGGAGTCACTGAAGAGTCAGGTTTCCTCCGGCAGTGTGAAGACTCAAGACATGCAACGCTTCAACGATGATCGCTGGAGTGGCGGTTCGCACCTGTGGTGGACCGGAGCTCGGGCTGGGGCCACGATGACGCTCGACTTGCCGGAGTTCAGCGGTACCGTTGATCTTGAAGTGGTCATGACGTGTGCGAGCGACTACGGAATCGTCCAGCTTTCTTTGGACGATCAACCCTTGGGCAAGCCCATTGATCTGTACGAGGCGAATGTTGTCACTACAGGCGTTTTGTCGTTTCCCAACCAAGGGGTCAAGGGTAATAGGCACACGCTCAAAGTAATGGTCGTTGGCTCCAATCCCAAGGCGAAAAAGTCAATGTATGTTGCGCTCGATTACCTGCGCATCAAGCGGGAGGACGGAACCTACGCCGCCGGAGCATCTCTCCCCGCCCGGTGA